Proteins encoded within one genomic window of Actinoplanes octamycinicus:
- a CDS encoding 4a-hydroxytetrahydrobiopterin dehydratase has protein sequence MTKLTGREIAERAPQGWVLLLGGLQTRLRTGGFAKGLELVNAIGAVAERMDHHPDLDLRYGYVDVRTSSHDVGAVTGRDLRLAQEISELAEKAGVTPERDGLVRLELALDTPDAGRVRPFWAAVLAWGSGGRAAAAAGGDDTDGEDVRDPDGQLPLVWFQRSGSEEPRQRWHPDLWVDPSEVQPRIDAAVAAGGTLVSDAAAPSFWVLADPEGNKVCLCTWQDRG, from the coding sequence ATGACGAAGCTGACTGGGCGGGAGATTGCCGAGCGCGCGCCGCAGGGGTGGGTGCTGCTGCTCGGCGGGTTGCAGACCCGGCTGCGGACCGGGGGGTTCGCCAAGGGGCTGGAGCTGGTGAACGCGATCGGGGCGGTGGCGGAGCGGATGGACCATCATCCGGACCTCGATCTTCGGTACGGGTATGTGGACGTGCGGACCAGCAGCCATGACGTGGGGGCGGTGACCGGGCGGGATCTGCGGCTGGCGCAGGAGATCTCGGAGCTTGCCGAGAAGGCCGGGGTGACGCCGGAACGGGACGGGCTGGTTCGGCTGGAGCTGGCGCTGGACACGCCGGACGCCGGGCGGGTGCGGCCGTTCTGGGCGGCGGTGCTCGCGTGGGGTTCCGGTGGCCGGGCCGCCGCGGCGGCCGGCGGGGATGACACGGACGGGGAGGACGTCCGGGACCCGGACGGGCAGTTGCCGTTGGTGTGGTTCCAGCGGTCCGGGAGTGAGGAGCCGCGGCAGCGGTGGCACCCGGATCTCTGGGTGGATCCGAGTGAGGTGCAGCCGCGGATCGACGCGGCGGTCGCGGCCGGCGGGACGCTGGTCAGCGATGCGGCGGCGCCGAGCTTCTGGGTGCTCGCCGACCCCGAGGGCAACAAGGTGTGCCTCTGCACCTGGCAGGACCGCGGATAG
- a CDS encoding LysR family transcriptional regulator: MIDSRRLQVLSEVARHGSFNRAAAELRLTPSAVSQQISALERSLGTPVVRRSTRGVELTEAGLVLIDAAEAISAELLTAQREIDRLATARTERLTVATFTSGGQRLLPAALTRFTAAHPGVELTVIESEPEDSLPLVRSGAADLALAYHFDGPPPVTDGDRSGLVWTPVLRDPMWIVLPAAHPLAGATALALADLAGERWVHGCLGQSDLLEHYAALAGFAVRTACRGTDYQFAQSLVRAGVGISMIPEVALSNETAGLAAVPMRPPGPCRFVGVALPRRRPAPLAGALLRTLQEAVGSLPPNPLTRPLTD; encoded by the coding sequence ATGATCGACTCCCGTCGGCTGCAGGTGCTCTCCGAGGTGGCCCGGCACGGCAGCTTCAACCGGGCCGCCGCCGAGCTGCGGCTCACCCCGTCCGCGGTCTCCCAGCAGATCAGCGCCCTGGAGCGGAGCCTCGGCACGCCGGTGGTCCGGCGCAGCACCCGCGGCGTCGAGCTGACCGAGGCCGGGCTGGTGCTGATCGACGCCGCCGAGGCGATCAGCGCCGAGCTGCTCACCGCGCAGCGCGAGATCGACCGCTTGGCCACCGCGCGCACCGAGCGGCTCACCGTGGCCACCTTCACCAGCGGCGGCCAGCGGCTGCTGCCGGCCGCGCTGACCCGGTTCACCGCGGCCCATCCGGGCGTCGAGCTCACCGTGATCGAGAGCGAGCCGGAGGACAGCCTCCCGCTGGTCCGCTCCGGCGCCGCCGACCTGGCCCTGGCCTACCACTTCGACGGCCCGCCGCCGGTCACCGACGGCGACCGGTCCGGGTTGGTCTGGACGCCGGTGCTGCGCGACCCGATGTGGATCGTGCTGCCCGCCGCCCACCCGCTGGCCGGCGCCACCGCCCTGGCCCTCGCCGACCTGGCCGGGGAGCGCTGGGTGCACGGCTGCCTGGGCCAGAGCGACCTGCTGGAGCACTACGCGGCGCTGGCCGGCTTCGCGGTGCGCACCGCCTGCCGGGGCACCGACTACCAGTTCGCCCAGTCGCTGGTCCGGGCCGGGGTGGGGATCAGCATGATCCCCGAGGTGGCACTGAGCAACGAGACGGCCGGCCTGGCCGCGGTGCCGATGCGGCCGCCCGGCCCGTGCCGCTTCGTCGGCGTCGCGCTGCCCCGGCGGCGGCCCGCCCCGCTGGCCGGGGCGCTGCTGCGGACCCTTCAGGAGGCGGTCGGCTCGCTCCCGCCGAACCCGCTCACCCGGCCGCTCACAGACTGA
- a CDS encoding sulfotransferase family protein, which yields MPNDRPIFVVGCPRSGTTMLQLMLHAHPRIALPPETRFLLAAYTDRKKFGDLNDAANRRALGEYIVETHQFDDLGLDRERAVDAIVAAPPTLGSALGTVFKLYADRFGKPRWGDKRPLYLRHLPTILRLFPDAQIINIMRDGRDCVASLKETPWSGNEFDKLISYWTQSADASLLAARRYPKDVYHQVRYEDLVADPEPHLRGICEFLEEDFAPEMTNPQKLASVAVPEYKTWHKLTHREVTTERVQSWRSRLTADEVQQCEAAFGDRLTYFGYEPVTPIPRSARMRIGARLIRHRLHPARAAARQIVSQIRPAENKPVEPPVAARLTSRQTAQ from the coding sequence ATGCCTAACGACCGGCCGATCTTCGTCGTCGGGTGCCCACGCTCCGGCACCACGATGTTGCAGCTCATGCTGCACGCGCACCCGCGGATCGCGCTGCCGCCGGAGACCCGGTTCCTGCTCGCGGCATACACCGACCGCAAGAAGTTCGGCGACCTGAACGACGCCGCGAACCGGCGGGCGCTCGGCGAGTACATCGTCGAGACGCACCAGTTCGACGACCTCGGACTGGACCGCGAGCGGGCGGTGGACGCCATCGTCGCCGCGCCGCCCACGCTCGGCTCGGCGCTCGGCACCGTCTTCAAGCTGTACGCGGACCGGTTCGGCAAGCCGCGCTGGGGCGACAAGCGCCCGTTGTACCTGCGGCACCTGCCGACCATCCTGCGGCTCTTCCCGGACGCGCAGATCATCAACATCATGCGCGACGGCCGGGACTGCGTGGCCTCGCTCAAGGAAACCCCGTGGAGCGGCAACGAGTTCGACAAGCTGATCTCGTACTGGACGCAGTCCGCGGACGCCTCGCTGCTCGCCGCCCGGCGCTACCCGAAGGACGTCTACCATCAGGTGCGCTACGAGGACCTGGTGGCCGACCCGGAGCCGCATCTGCGCGGCATCTGCGAGTTCCTCGAGGAGGACTTCGCCCCGGAGATGACCAACCCGCAGAAGCTCGCCTCGGTGGCCGTGCCGGAGTACAAGACCTGGCACAAGCTGACCCACCGCGAGGTCACCACCGAGCGGGTGCAGAGCTGGCGGTCCCGGCTCACCGCGGACGAGGTCCAGCAGTGCGAGGCCGCGTTCGGCGACCGGCTGACCTACTTCGGGTACGAGCCGGTCACGCCGATCCCGCGCAGCGCCCGGATGCGGATCGGCGCCCGGCTGATCCGGCACCGGCTGCACCCGGCGCGGGCGGCGGCCCGGCAGATCGTCTCGCAGATCCGGCCGGCCGAGAACAAGCCGGTGGAGCCGCCGGTGGCGGCCCGGCTGACCAGCCGGCAGACGGCACAGTAA
- a CDS encoding GNAT family N-acetyltransferase, whose amino-acid sequence MPELIIPTARLRDSWLESRDEWGRGVHQDGAGLRPGTEVDTPEQFAAWVDGLVAAADRDVPAPEGWVHCTFRWIVEDDRYLGAIALRHELNDFLLRAGGHIGYGVRPSARRRGLASWALGEMLVEAGKLGLDRVLITCNVANEASARTIEGRGGVLEDVRETELGPLKRYWISL is encoded by the coding sequence ATGCCTGAACTGATCATCCCGACCGCCCGGCTCCGGGACAGCTGGCTCGAGTCCCGGGACGAGTGGGGGCGGGGCGTGCACCAGGACGGCGCCGGGCTGCGGCCGGGGACCGAGGTGGACACTCCGGAGCAGTTCGCGGCCTGGGTGGACGGTCTGGTCGCCGCCGCGGACCGGGACGTGCCGGCGCCGGAGGGCTGGGTGCACTGCACCTTCCGCTGGATCGTCGAGGACGACCGCTATCTCGGGGCGATCGCGCTGCGGCACGAGCTGAACGACTTCCTGCTGCGGGCCGGCGGCCACATCGGTTACGGCGTGCGCCCCTCGGCGCGCCGGCGCGGCCTCGCCTCCTGGGCGCTGGGCGAGATGCTGGTCGAGGCCGGCAAGCTGGGTCTGGACCGGGTCCTGATCACCTGCAACGTGGCCAACGAGGCGTCGGCGCGGACCATCGAGGGCCGCGGCGGCGTGCTCGAGGACGTCCGGGAGACCGAGCTGGGCCCGCTCAAGCGTTACTGGATCAGTCTGTGA
- a CDS encoding sensor histidine kinase: protein MNRVLIGVLQVAGLGAMAVIGLFDVSAGLTESPLFAIQVLLAMAVAAVWLPHYKPGSTFLPLAAIAVSGISLLVTAALAVYQPYSGLWGLAESAALLVVLTLVARNARPDLAVLALVAVGAAVSVMPLRAGHSTIYGTFCLVQALGAAGAIGLGVALRMIATNRQRALDTVRAEQRAEFARDLHDFIAHHVTGIVVQAQGARFIAEQDPQRVLLALEQIEQAGTETMASMRRMVGVLRDPEQSPDAPLAPVSGVPELVPLAEQFTAAGGPPARLHLEGDPYGLPVEVSTSAYRVVMEALTNARQHAPQATAVDIWVRRARDQLLIRVANDGPPPRPSLDRPGYGLVGLTERVRAAGGRIVSGPGVDGGWVVDAVFPL from the coding sequence ATGAATCGCGTTCTTATCGGTGTCCTGCAGGTCGCCGGCCTCGGTGCGATGGCCGTGATCGGCCTCTTCGACGTCTCCGCCGGGCTGACCGAGAGCCCGCTCTTCGCCATCCAGGTGCTGCTCGCGATGGCCGTGGCCGCGGTCTGGCTGCCGCACTACAAGCCCGGCTCGACGTTCCTGCCGCTGGCCGCGATCGCGGTCTCCGGGATCTCCCTGCTGGTGACCGCCGCCCTGGCGGTCTATCAGCCATACAGCGGACTGTGGGGTCTGGCCGAGTCGGCGGCGCTGCTGGTGGTGCTGACCCTGGTGGCCCGCAATGCCCGGCCGGACCTGGCGGTGCTGGCCCTGGTCGCCGTTGGGGCCGCGGTCAGCGTGATGCCGCTGCGCGCCGGCCACTCCACCATCTACGGCACGTTCTGCCTGGTCCAGGCGCTGGGTGCGGCCGGCGCGATCGGCCTGGGCGTGGCGCTGCGGATGATCGCGACCAACCGGCAGCGGGCGCTCGACACGGTCCGGGCCGAGCAGCGCGCCGAGTTCGCCCGGGACCTGCACGACTTCATCGCGCACCACGTCACCGGGATCGTGGTGCAGGCGCAGGGCGCGCGGTTCATCGCCGAGCAGGACCCGCAGCGGGTGCTGCTCGCCCTGGAGCAGATCGAGCAGGCCGGCACCGAGACGATGGCGTCGATGCGCCGGATGGTCGGCGTGCTGCGCGACCCGGAGCAGTCGCCGGACGCCCCGCTCGCCCCGGTCTCCGGGGTGCCCGAGCTGGTGCCGCTCGCCGAGCAGTTCACCGCGGCCGGTGGCCCGCCGGCCCGGCTGCACCTGGAGGGCGATCCGTACGGGTTGCCGGTGGAGGTGTCGACCTCGGCCTACCGTGTGGTGATGGAGGCGCTGACCAACGCCCGGCAGCACGCCCCGCAGGCCACCGCGGTCGACATCTGGGTGCGCCGGGCCCGGGACCAGCTGCTGATCCGGGTGGCCAACGACGGACCGCCGCCGCGCCCGTCACTGGACCGCCCGGGGTACGGTCTGGTCGGCCTGACCGAACGGGTCCGTGCCGCCGGCGGGCGGATCGTGTCCGGGCCGGGCGTCGACGGCGGCTGGGTCGTCGACGCGGTGTTCCCCCTGTAA
- a CDS encoding response regulator, which produces MIRVLVADDQAMVRTGFGMIIGAQPDMEVVGEAADGVEAVELARRLRPDVALFDIRMPKMDGLQALRLLAGPGVADPIKVVVVTTFDLDEYVHQALRNGAAGFLLKDSGPALLVEAVRAAVSGDALISPSITVRLLEHLSHPAPAGDDGGLSPRELDVVRLIARGRTNTEIATELFISVGTVKTHLGSVQSKLSLRNRVEVAAWAWEHRLVS; this is translated from the coding sequence TTGATACGTGTGTTGGTCGCCGACGACCAGGCGATGGTCCGGACCGGCTTCGGCATGATCATCGGCGCGCAGCCGGACATGGAGGTGGTCGGCGAGGCGGCCGACGGCGTCGAGGCGGTGGAGCTGGCCCGCCGGCTCCGGCCGGACGTGGCGCTCTTCGACATCCGGATGCCGAAGATGGACGGCCTGCAGGCGCTGCGGCTGCTCGCCGGCCCGGGCGTCGCTGACCCGATCAAGGTGGTCGTGGTGACCACCTTCGACCTGGACGAGTATGTGCACCAGGCGCTGCGCAACGGCGCGGCCGGCTTCCTGCTCAAGGACTCCGGGCCGGCGCTGCTGGTCGAGGCGGTCCGCGCGGCGGTCTCCGGGGACGCGCTGATCAGCCCGTCGATCACGGTCCGCCTGCTGGAGCACCTGTCGCACCCGGCGCCGGCCGGTGACGACGGCGGCCTCTCCCCGCGCGAGCTGGACGTGGTCCGCCTGATCGCCCGCGGCCGGACCAACACCGAGATCGCCACCGAGCTGTTCATCTCGGTCGGCACCGTGAAGACCCACCTGGGCAGCGTCCAGTCCAAGCTCAGCCTGCGCAACCGCGTCGAGGTCGCCGCCTGGGCCTGGGAGCACCGTCTCGTGAGCTGA
- a CDS encoding DMT family transporter has protein sequence MNRRAWLLFVLVSVLWGIPYFLIKIAIDDLSPMLVVAGRCAIGALALLPVALLRGSLSALRGRMRVVTVLAAVHIVGPFLLITYGEQHISSSLTGILIAIEPVVIALLMASTEPITGIRTAGLVAGFAGVVVLVGLDVSGDRWGLLGAGMVLLAALSYAFATKLVQQRLSEVPPDALTAATTSVSTLALIPFALVSLPADAGRVGADSWLALAGLGLLCTALAMLAFYRLIGLAGSNRAGLVTYVNPVVATVLGVALLHEPVGPGTMTGFLLIVAGCWLSTRPARRRAEIPVNAG, from the coding sequence GTGAATCGTCGTGCCTGGCTCCTGTTCGTCCTCGTCTCGGTCCTCTGGGGCATCCCGTACTTCCTGATCAAGATCGCCATCGACGACCTGTCGCCGATGCTGGTCGTCGCCGGCCGATGCGCGATCGGCGCGCTGGCGCTGCTCCCGGTCGCCCTGCTGCGCGGCTCGCTGAGCGCGCTGCGCGGCCGGATGCGGGTGGTCACGGTGCTCGCCGCGGTGCACATCGTCGGCCCGTTCCTGCTGATCACCTACGGCGAGCAGCACATCAGCTCGTCGCTGACCGGGATCCTGATCGCGATCGAGCCGGTGGTGATCGCGCTGCTGATGGCGAGCACCGAGCCGATCACCGGGATCCGGACGGCCGGCCTGGTCGCCGGGTTCGCCGGGGTGGTGGTGCTGGTCGGGCTGGACGTCTCCGGGGACCGGTGGGGCCTGCTCGGCGCCGGGATGGTGCTGCTCGCGGCGCTCAGTTACGCCTTCGCCACCAAGCTGGTCCAGCAGCGTCTCTCGGAGGTCCCGCCGGACGCGCTGACCGCCGCCACCACCTCGGTGAGCACCCTGGCGCTGATCCCGTTCGCCCTTGTCAGCCTGCCGGCCGACGCCGGGCGGGTGGGTGCCGACTCGTGGCTGGCGCTGGCCGGGCTGGGCCTGCTCTGCACCGCGCTGGCCATGCTGGCGTTCTACCGGCTGATCGGTCTGGCCGGGTCGAACCGGGCCGGCCTGGTCACCTATGTGAACCCGGTGGTGGCCACCGTGCTCGGGGTGGCCCTGCTGCACGAGCCGGTCGGACCGGGCACGATGACCGGATTTCTGTTGATCGTGGCCGGTTGCTGGTTGTCCACCCGGCCTGCCCGGAGGCGTGCGGAAATTCCGGTGAACGCGGGTTAG
- a CDS encoding lytic polysaccharide monooxygenase, translating into MRRRFTLPALTVAAVTGSLFVAVSPASAHGYISSPPSRQANCASGAVSGCGDIVYEPQSVEAPKGSTQCNGGGSRFTVLNDNSKSWPAATVGQNVTFNWVLTARHSTATWEYFIGNTLLASFNDGGAQPGATKSHTVNMKGFTGRQTVLARWNISDTVNAFYSCVDLNIGGGGGSTPTPTPTATSSPTPTPTPTATTPTPTPTSGTTTWAAGTAYKVGDKVTYAGKSYQCRQPHTALNGWEPPNVPALWTAL; encoded by the coding sequence ATGAGACGTCGATTCACCCTGCCCGCGCTGACCGTTGCGGCGGTCACCGGGTCGTTGTTCGTGGCCGTTTCCCCGGCGTCCGCGCACGGCTACATCTCGTCCCCGCCCAGCCGTCAGGCCAACTGCGCCAGCGGCGCGGTCTCCGGCTGCGGCGACATCGTTTACGAACCGCAGAGCGTGGAGGCCCCGAAGGGGTCGACACAGTGCAACGGAGGCGGCAGCCGTTTCACGGTGCTCAACGACAACAGCAAGAGCTGGCCGGCCGCCACGGTCGGTCAGAACGTCACCTTCAACTGGGTTCTCACCGCGCGGCACTCGACCGCCACCTGGGAATACTTCATCGGCAACACGTTGCTGGCGTCGTTCAACGACGGCGGCGCGCAGCCGGGCGCGACCAAGTCGCACACGGTGAACATGAAGGGCTTCACCGGCCGGCAGACCGTGCTGGCCCGGTGGAACATCTCGGACACGGTCAACGCGTTCTACTCCTGCGTGGACCTGAACATCGGCGGTGGCGGCGGGTCGACACCCACCCCGACGCCGACCGCGACCAGCTCGCCCACACCGACGCCGACGCCGACGGCGACCACCCCGACCCCGACGCCGACCTCGGGCACCACGACCTGGGCGGCGGGGACGGCCTACAAGGTGGGCGACAAGGTGACCTACGCCGGCAAGTCCTACCAGTGCCGGCAGCCGCACACCGCCCTCAACGGCTGGGAGCCGCCCAACGTCCCGGCCCTGTGGACCGCGCTGTAA
- a CDS encoding vanadium-dependent haloperoxidase, whose translation MAYRRLPALTATVTLALTTAFVPAAAQATPRGPNAVVVWNLNAQNEIYEVAKQSPATAARSFAMVQGAVYDAVNAIAGTPYQPYLTAPKARHGYSADAAVAAAASDVLLSLFPEQAATVRAQYDTALAAIPDGWAERGGVEVGHRAAAAMIAARAGDGAFDPDTWNVSTAPGQWRPTPPSNVQDGAWFADLRPFVIPDAAMFRTAGPPALTSADYAKDLNEVQAIGGATSTVRTADQTQSAIWWHDRRLTEWAMKRQLAETQHLSTLQTARMFAMIDITNVDALIACYNEKKYWNFWRPVTAVQQADNDGNPATTGDPAWMPLLVTPPFPDYTSGHTCSFSALTVTWQRFFGRDDIPMSAYSADSGTTRAFPSFSAALAEVVEARIWGGVHFRAADVEGVKIGKATARYVLAHEFRPRR comes from the coding sequence ATGGCGTACCGTCGCCTGCCCGCTCTGACCGCAACCGTGACCCTGGCCCTGACCACCGCTTTCGTGCCGGCGGCGGCGCAGGCCACGCCGCGCGGGCCGAACGCCGTGGTGGTCTGGAACCTCAACGCGCAGAACGAGATCTACGAGGTGGCGAAGCAGTCGCCGGCCACTGCGGCCCGCAGCTTCGCGATGGTGCAGGGCGCGGTCTACGACGCCGTGAACGCGATCGCCGGCACCCCCTACCAGCCCTACCTGACCGCGCCGAAGGCCCGGCACGGCTACTCGGCCGACGCCGCGGTGGCCGCCGCCGCGTCCGACGTGCTGCTCTCCCTCTTCCCGGAGCAGGCCGCCACCGTGCGGGCGCAGTACGACACCGCCCTCGCCGCGATCCCGGACGGCTGGGCCGAGCGCGGCGGCGTCGAGGTGGGCCACCGGGCCGCCGCCGCGATGATCGCGGCCCGGGCCGGCGACGGCGCCTTCGACCCCGACACCTGGAACGTCAGCACCGCGCCCGGCCAGTGGCGGCCCACCCCGCCGAGCAACGTGCAGGACGGCGCCTGGTTCGCCGACCTGCGCCCGTTCGTCATCCCGGACGCCGCGATGTTCCGCACCGCCGGCCCGCCCGCGCTGACCAGCGCGGACTATGCGAAGGACCTGAACGAGGTGCAGGCGATCGGCGGGGCCACCAGCACGGTCCGCACCGCCGACCAGACCCAGTCGGCGATCTGGTGGCACGACCGCCGGCTCACCGAGTGGGCGATGAAACGCCAGCTCGCCGAGACGCAGCACCTGAGCACGCTGCAGACCGCCCGGATGTTCGCGATGATCGACATCACCAACGTGGACGCGCTGATCGCCTGCTACAACGAGAAGAAGTACTGGAACTTCTGGCGCCCGGTCACCGCCGTCCAGCAGGCCGACAACGACGGCAACCCGGCCACCACCGGCGACCCGGCCTGGATGCCGCTGCTGGTCACGCCGCCGTTCCCGGACTACACCTCCGGGCACACCTGCTCGTTCTCCGCGCTCACCGTCACCTGGCAGCGCTTCTTCGGCCGCGACGACATCCCGATGAGCGCCTACAGCGCCGACTCGGGCACCACCCGCGCGTTCCCGAGCTTCTCGGCCGCCCTGGCCGAGGTCGTCGAGGCCCGCATCTGGGGCGGCGTCCACTTCCGAGCCGCCGACGTGGAAGGCGTCAAGATCGGCAAGGCCACCGCCCGGTACGTCCTCGCCCACGAGTTCCGCCCGCGCCGCTAG
- a CDS encoding DUF305 domain-containing protein: MEPSGPVTRAASAPAASPPRPVIRAASSVRAHAAVRARLSVRARFLAGVLLPVRPERALAAVLLSAVALLPVGCADSPAGSPPAATTAPPTASEAVNDVDVMFLQMGLAQLAEGEKVAALAEQRAGNAAIRALAAELRAQWKTESGTMERWLLGWSKPVTADPSAGAHAGHGELHALRPADLAELTAAQGADFDRMAVSLLLGNLHNGMETLRLEASSGAYPPARDLAAEMTTRRQSHIQQLLKLAA; encoded by the coding sequence ATGGAACCGAGCGGCCCGGTCACCCGGGCCGCCTCGGCCCCCGCCGCGTCCCCGCCCCGCCCGGTGATCCGTGCCGCCTCCTCGGTCCGGGCCCATGCTGCGGTCCGGGCCCGCCTCTCGGTCCGGGCCCGCTTCCTGGCCGGCGTGCTTCTTCCGGTACGGCCGGAGCGCGCCCTGGCAGCGGTTCTGTTGTCCGCGGTCGCTCTCCTCCCGGTCGGTTGCGCCGATTCGCCCGCCGGTTCGCCGCCCGCCGCGACAACCGCCCCGCCCACCGCCTCCGAAGCGGTCAACGACGTCGACGTGATGTTCCTGCAGATGGGGCTGGCCCAACTCGCCGAAGGGGAGAAGGTCGCCGCCCTCGCCGAACAGCGCGCCGGCAACGCAGCGATCCGAGCGCTCGCCGCCGAGTTACGAGCGCAGTGGAAGACCGAGAGCGGCACCATGGAACGTTGGCTGCTCGGCTGGTCAAAACCGGTCACCGCCGACCCGTCAGCCGGCGCCCACGCCGGTCACGGTGAGCTGCACGCCCTCCGCCCCGCAGATCTCGCCGAGCTGACCGCCGCCCAGGGCGCCGACTTCGACCGGATGGCCGTGAGCCTGCTCCTCGGCAACCTCCACAACGGCATGGAGACCCTGCGTCTGGAAGCGTCGTCCGGCGCCTACCCACCAGCCCGCGACCTGGCCGCCGAGATGACCACCCGCCGCCAGTCCCACATCCAGCAACTCCTCAAACTTGCCGCCTGA